The following coding sequences are from one Novosphingobium sp. Gsoil 351 window:
- a CDS encoding TonB-dependent receptor yields MTIGRAALLGATILATGLGFAGSVWAQEAPADESTADNSNEIIVTARKQEERLQDAPTTVSVATADTIDRLGLDNLTDIAKTTPGLVFDDTFGRDANRPVIRGQANILGSSGVAYFIDGIYYSGSLADYDVDTIERIEVVKGPQSALYGRNTYSGAINLISKMPSKEWTGRVQADISEHDRYEFTAGVRGPLADGLGIALGARYYDNKGEFKNAYDGSRLGKQSTKSAYGNIRFDNGGPFRASLRANYNDTDDGQPAIFSQSANANNCFNDNGNLYRGRGRYFCGVIHPQTPSSDYKRQFVDPQNVGLEARTFNGAFRMDYDLTDQLTLTSLTGYNKRTANNKTDGDYSGNSFNLVIFAYTPGFQTTPAGPPRTRNVTLLSTSVQDFTFSNHVETKDVSQELRLAYDNDRLHVLVGGYYFDQSDDSSDTRVVPPGSLALAQANADAARARLCAELSYCASTTPLTITAASLPESRNTNFFDVTNKAVFGSVTFDVAEGFSLSAEGRYAAEKIRQTTVTVNNGSACVVTATNLCPRVVQKTFKEFTPRFTASWQASRDHLLYAVYAEGQKPGGFNSNQAIVAGFPTFDPEDNKTYELGSKNQFLNGQLTANLAVYHTKVKGYQITQNISVPPNQVSLTRNGGNARVNGAELELLMRPSRNFTVTANYSYVDAQFTAGSDENLGLIFDVADDGLVNCSQGDQFTDIAGCQSKFGSIKGKSIPRAPKHTAFVDVDWRQPVGGSDWTVFAGANVSMVSSSFDQVLNFAETGGSTVVDARLGVQNDRFKIQAYVKNLFDEDAIAQIIRYADANNDLRRNFIAGLRPGRRVGVIFSAGF; encoded by the coding sequence ATGACTATTGGCCGCGCGGCGCTGCTGGGCGCGACGATTTTGGCGACGGGGCTGGGATTTGCCGGGTCCGTCTGGGCCCAGGAGGCACCCGCAGACGAATCGACCGCCGACAACAGCAACGAGATCATCGTCACCGCGCGCAAGCAGGAGGAACGCCTCCAGGATGCGCCGACCACGGTTTCCGTCGCGACCGCCGATACGATCGACCGGCTCGGCCTCGACAACCTAACCGACATCGCCAAGACTACACCCGGGCTGGTGTTCGACGACACCTTCGGACGTGACGCCAACCGCCCGGTGATCCGCGGGCAGGCGAACATCCTCGGTTCTTCGGGCGTCGCCTACTTCATCGACGGCATCTACTATTCGGGCAGCCTGGCCGACTACGACGTCGACACCATCGAACGGATCGAGGTGGTCAAGGGTCCGCAATCCGCGCTTTACGGTCGCAACACCTATTCGGGCGCGATCAATCTCATCTCCAAGATGCCGAGCAAGGAATGGACTGGACGCGTCCAAGCCGACATTTCCGAGCACGACCGCTACGAGTTCACCGCCGGGGTGCGCGGGCCGCTCGCCGATGGCCTCGGCATAGCGCTGGGCGCGCGCTATTACGATAACAAGGGCGAGTTTAAGAACGCTTACGACGGCAGCCGCCTCGGCAAGCAATCGACCAAGTCGGCCTATGGCAACATCCGTTTCGACAACGGCGGCCCGTTCCGCGCCTCCTTGCGCGCCAACTACAACGACACCGACGACGGCCAGCCTGCGATCTTCTCGCAGAGCGCCAACGCCAACAACTGCTTCAACGACAACGGCAATCTCTATCGCGGACGCGGGCGCTACTTCTGCGGGGTGATCCACCCGCAGACGCCGAGCAGCGACTATAAGCGCCAGTTCGTCGATCCCCAGAACGTCGGGCTGGAGGCGCGCACCTTCAACGGCGCGTTCCGCATGGACTACGATTTGACCGACCAGCTCACGCTGACTTCCCTGACCGGCTACAACAAGCGCACCGCCAACAACAAGACCGACGGCGACTACTCAGGCAACAGCTTCAACCTTGTGATCTTCGCCTACACGCCGGGCTTCCAGACCACTCCTGCGGGTCCGCCGCGCACGCGCAACGTGACGCTGCTGTCGACCTCGGTGCAGGACTTCACGTTTTCGAACCACGTCGAAACCAAGGACGTTTCGCAGGAACTGAGACTGGCCTACGACAACGACCGGCTGCATGTGCTGGTCGGTGGTTACTACTTCGACCAGTCGGACGATTCCAGCGACACCCGCGTCGTGCCCCCGGGCTCGCTCGCGCTGGCGCAGGCCAATGCCGATGCAGCCCGGGCGCGGCTGTGCGCCGAGCTGTCATACTGCGCCTCGACAACGCCGCTGACCATCACTGCGGCGAGCTTGCCCGAATCGCGCAACACCAACTTCTTCGACGTCACCAACAAGGCGGTGTTCGGCTCGGTCACGTTCGATGTCGCCGAGGGCTTCTCGCTGAGCGCGGAAGGCCGCTACGCCGCGGAAAAGATCCGGCAAACGACCGTCACCGTCAACAACGGCTCCGCCTGCGTGGTGACGGCAACCAACCTGTGTCCGCGCGTCGTCCAAAAGACGTTCAAGGAATTCACCCCGCGCTTCACCGCGAGCTGGCAGGCGAGCCGCGATCATCTGCTCTATGCGGTCTACGCTGAAGGCCAAAAGCCTGGCGGGTTCAACTCCAATCAGGCAATCGTTGCGGGCTTTCCCACGTTCGATCCCGAAGACAACAAGACCTACGAGCTGGGCAGCAAGAACCAGTTCCTCAACGGCCAGCTCACGGCGAATCTCGCGGTCTACCACACCAAAGTCAAAGGCTATCAGATCACCCAGAATATCTCGGTTCCGCCCAACCAGGTGTCGCTGACCCGCAACGGCGGCAATGCCCGGGTCAACGGCGCCGAGCTCGAGCTGCTGATGCGTCCGAGCCGCAACTTCACGGTGACCGCGAACTATTCCTACGTCGATGCGCAATTCACCGCCGGCAGCGATGAAAATCTCGGCCTGATCTTCGACGTGGCGGACGACGGGCTGGTCAACTGCTCGCAGGGCGATCAGTTCACCGACATCGCGGGATGCCAATCGAAGTTCGGGTCGATCAAGGGCAAGAGCATTCCGCGCGCGCCCAAGCACACCGCGTTCGTCGATGTCGACTGGCGCCAGCCTGTGGGCGGCAGCGACTGGACTGTGTTCGCCGGCGCCAACGTCAGCATGGTCTCGTCGAGCTTCGATCAGGTGCTCAACTTCGCTGAAACCGGCGGGTCGACGGTGGTCGATGCACGGCTTGGCGTCCAGAACGACCGCTTCAAGATCCAGGCCTACGTCAAGAACCTGTTCGACGAGGACGCGATCGCCCAGATCATCCGCTATGCCGACGCCAACAACGATCTGCGCCGCAACTTCATCGCCGGGCTACGTCCTGGCCGGCGGGTCGGTGTGATCTTCAGCGCCGGGTTCTGA
- a CDS encoding DUF1838 family protein: protein MNATPAIARKLDPAVPADALELNKRVGCGEADGKPAVYYWSGKIYSRVDGEPDKLLFNGEGMNVRQCVAVTDPQRGKGYRHVSREVMFFTDPVTGKIIREWKNPWTGETVPVMHINNDPVNARPSFPISADGKPATISLQTVGDYTQLRSEAPLFYKNPLAGEYQDFVGGSYHAMEIFDFTMPTNELFDTRFATVYPSVAWVRISRWMPWMKMGDRQGQIVFNAMGAKLKSYDLLPAVIKDEIAANYPIYTAPPPGDDPRPNATTWTVFKAQVDAARAKADGK, encoded by the coding sequence TTGAACGCCACGCCAGCGATCGCACGCAAGCTGGATCCGGCGGTGCCGGCCGACGCGCTCGAACTCAACAAGCGAGTGGGCTGCGGCGAAGCGGACGGCAAGCCCGCGGTCTACTACTGGTCGGGCAAGATCTATTCGCGCGTCGATGGTGAGCCGGACAAGCTGCTGTTCAATGGCGAAGGGATGAACGTGCGCCAATGCGTCGCGGTTACCGACCCGCAGCGGGGCAAGGGTTATCGTCACGTCAGCCGCGAGGTGATGTTCTTCACCGATCCGGTCACCGGCAAGATCATTCGCGAGTGGAAGAACCCGTGGACTGGCGAGACCGTGCCGGTGATGCACATCAACAACGATCCGGTGAACGCGCGCCCCAGCTTCCCGATTTCCGCCGACGGCAAGCCGGCGACGATCAGCCTGCAGACCGTGGGCGACTATACCCAGCTTCGTTCCGAAGCGCCGCTGTTCTACAAGAATCCGCTGGCGGGCGAGTATCAGGACTTCGTCGGCGGCAGCTATCACGCGATGGAAATCTTCGATTTCACCATGCCCACCAATGAGCTGTTCGATACCAGGTTCGCCACGGTCTATCCGTCGGTCGCCTGGGTACGGATTTCGCGGTGGATGCCGTGGATGAAGATGGGTGACCGCCAGGGCCAGATCGTGTTCAATGCGATGGGCGCCAAGCTGAAGAGCTACGACCTTCTTCCCGCCGTGATCAAGGACGAGATCGCCGCCAACTATCCGATCTATACCGCGCCGCCCCCGGGCGACGATCCGCGTCCCAATGCGACCACCTGGACCGTGTTCAAGGCGCAGGTCGATGCCGCGCGGGCCAAGGCCGACGGAAAATAG
- a CDS encoding CoA ester lyase, producing MFAASSLLFVPGSRPDRFAKARAAGAGLTIVDLEDAVAAVDKDTARAAALAEAGRDRTDLAIRINAVPTAAGAADLASFAAAEILPPVVLVPMVETVDELHAVSAALGERCPELIPLIETPRGLRHALAIAQAPNVAAVMFGGADFAGELGVAIAWEPLLAARGALILACAEARVPAIDVPWVALDDAAGLAGECERAKALGFSAKAAIHPSQIATIETAFAPSDAEVAEAIEALAAYRDGGERAIRFKGRMLEAPIVKRYRAVLAKKGMLENA from the coding sequence ATGTTCGCGGCCAGCAGCTTGCTCTTCGTTCCCGGCTCGCGCCCCGATCGCTTCGCCAAGGCGCGCGCGGCAGGGGCGGGGCTGACGATCGTCGATCTGGAGGATGCGGTAGCAGCAGTCGACAAGGACACCGCACGCGCGGCCGCGCTCGCCGAGGCGGGGCGGGATCGCACCGATCTGGCGATCCGGATCAACGCCGTGCCGACCGCGGCCGGGGCCGCCGATCTGGCTTCCTTCGCCGCCGCCGAAATCCTGCCTCCGGTCGTTCTGGTCCCGATGGTCGAGACCGTCGATGAATTGCATGCGGTGTCCGCCGCGCTGGGCGAGCGCTGCCCGGAGCTTATCCCGCTGATCGAAACGCCGCGGGGCTTGCGTCACGCTCTGGCGATCGCGCAGGCGCCGAATGTCGCCGCGGTGATGTTTGGCGGGGCGGATTTCGCCGGAGAGTTGGGCGTCGCGATCGCCTGGGAGCCGCTGCTGGCGGCGCGCGGGGCGCTGATCCTGGCCTGTGCCGAGGCACGTGTCCCGGCCATCGACGTCCCCTGGGTCGCGCTCGACGATGCCGCCGGGCTGGCCGGGGAATGCGAGCGCGCCAAAGCCCTGGGATTTTCGGCCAAAGCGGCCATCCATCCATCGCAGATCGCCACGATCGAAACCGCCTTCGCTCCGTCCGACGCAGAGGTGGCCGAAGCAATCGAAGCGCTCGCCGCCTATCGTGACGGCGGCGAGCGGGCGATCCGGTTCAAGGGTCGGATGCTCGAGGCGCCGATCGTCAAGCGCTACCGCGCCGTCCTCGCCAAGAAGGGAATGTTGGAGAATGCGTGA
- a CDS encoding MaoC family dehydratase, translating to MREAVKEVAPGRFREVFGRNFEEFVVGHVYEHRPGRTITDADNVWFTLLTMNTHPAHFDYEFAKKTEFGKPLVVSPLTIALMTGMSVSDTSAKAVANLGWDEVRMVHPLFVGDTLYCESEVLDKRESKSRPDQGIVTFKTIAKNQDGVIVSHYKRTVLVWKRGFGPVDD from the coding sequence ATGCGTGAAGCAGTCAAAGAAGTTGCGCCTGGCCGTTTCCGCGAGGTGTTTGGCCGCAACTTCGAGGAATTCGTTGTCGGCCATGTCTATGAGCATCGTCCGGGCCGTACGATCACCGATGCCGACAATGTCTGGTTCACGTTGTTGACGATGAACACGCATCCGGCGCATTTCGACTACGAGTTCGCCAAGAAGACCGAGTTCGGCAAGCCGCTGGTGGTCAGCCCGCTGACGATCGCGCTGATGACCGGGATGAGCGTGTCCGACACCAGCGCCAAGGCGGTGGCCAACCTGGGCTGGGACGAGGTCCGAATGGTCCACCCGCTGTTCGTCGGCGACACGCTCTATTGCGAGAGCGAAGTGCTCGACAAGCGCGAGAGCAAGAGCCGCCCCGACCAAGGCATCGTGACCTTCAAGACCATCGCCAAAAACCAGGATGGGGTGATCGTGAGCCATTACAAGCGCACCGTTCTGGTGTGGAAGCGGGGCTTTGGCCCCGTGGACGACTGA
- a CDS encoding acyl-CoA dehydrogenase family protein — translation MATAASPIMADQGRTIDPAEEQAFLDAVDRWLERSVIPVVMHHDHNDIWPEKLVAEMAEMGLFGATIGQEYGGLGLPATTYAKIVMRISSYWMALTGIFNSHLIMAAAVERFGTPAQKARWLPKLATGEIRAGLALTEPNAGTDLQAIRTVARRNGDHYVVSGTKTWISNALNGSVFALLVKTDPDADPRYKGMSLLIADKREGFSTGKKFDKLGYKAIDSAELIFEDYRVPADQLIGGVEGQGFFQATGGLELGRINVAARGVGLAEGSLRLATEYAQQRQTMGKPIAEHQAIQLKIGEMVTRARAARLLTLDAAEAYDRGERCDMEAGMAKFFASESAVENSQDAMRIYGGYSYSKEYDIERFYRDAMLMCIGEGTNEMQRMIISKQWVKRNPA, via the coding sequence GTGGCGACCGCCGCTTCCCCCATCATGGCCGACCAGGGCCGCACCATTGATCCCGCCGAGGAACAGGCTTTTCTCGACGCCGTCGACCGCTGGCTCGAACGCTCGGTGATCCCGGTGGTCATGCACCACGATCACAACGACATCTGGCCCGAGAAGCTGGTAGCCGAAATGGCCGAGATGGGCCTGTTCGGGGCAACGATCGGGCAGGAATACGGCGGGCTCGGCCTACCTGCGACGACCTATGCCAAGATCGTCATGCGGATTTCCTCGTACTGGATGGCGCTGACCGGCATCTTCAACTCGCATCTGATCATGGCCGCGGCCGTCGAACGCTTCGGCACCCCCGCGCAAAAGGCAAGGTGGCTGCCCAAACTCGCCACCGGCGAAATCCGCGCCGGCCTCGCGTTGACCGAGCCCAACGCGGGGACGGATCTCCAGGCGATCCGCACGGTCGCGCGGCGCAACGGCGACCATTACGTGGTCAGCGGCACCAAGACCTGGATTTCCAATGCCCTGAACGGTTCGGTCTTCGCGCTGCTGGTCAAGACCGATCCCGATGCCGATCCGCGCTACAAGGGAATGAGCCTGCTGATCGCGGACAAGAGAGAGGGATTCAGCACCGGCAAGAAGTTCGACAAACTCGGGTACAAGGCGATCGACAGTGCCGAGCTGATCTTCGAAGACTACCGCGTCCCCGCCGACCAGCTGATCGGAGGCGTCGAAGGCCAGGGCTTCTTCCAGGCCACGGGGGGCCTCGAACTGGGCCGGATCAACGTCGCCGCGCGCGGGGTGGGCCTGGCCGAAGGCAGCCTGCGCCTCGCCACCGAATACGCCCAGCAACGCCAGACGATGGGCAAGCCGATCGCGGAGCACCAGGCGATCCAGCTCAAGATCGGCGAAATGGTCACCCGCGCCCGCGCCGCGCGCCTGCTCACCCTCGACGCGGCCGAAGCCTATGACCGTGGCGAACGCTGCGACATGGAAGCGGGAATGGCCAAGTTCTTCGCCTCCGAATCCGCGGTCGAGAACAGCCAGGACGCGATGCGGATCTACGGCGGCTACAGCTATTCCAAGGAATACGACATCGAGCGGTTCTATCGCGATGCGATGCTGATGTGCATCGGCGAAGGCACCAACGAGATGCAACGTATGATCATTTCCAAGCAGTGGGTTAAACGGAACCCTGCGTGA